The Oncorhynchus nerka isolate Pitt River linkage group LG15, Oner_Uvic_2.0, whole genome shotgun sequence genome contains the following window.
TTTCTCCAACTTCACAAGTCGGTCTTGGAGTGGTAAGGCCAAAGTCCAGCTTCTTCCTACTACTGGGCTCTCTTTGATGACCCGATTCTGAAAGTGATGATGCCCCAAGGTTGGGTGTTCTGTCAGAATGTCGCTCTCTCTCTAAATCAACTCCATCCCCATGTGATGACGATCCCTGCTCCAACTCCTTGTCCCTGACTGTGTCTCTATGTCccggtgtctctgtctctctgtccctgaacaTACGTGTGCCCACAGCACACGTCTTGTTACTATCCCCAGTGTCCATATCCTGTACATCTGAAAACAacccctgctccccctccctgtctatgtgtccctgtgtctctgtctctgtatctctcaccaTCGTGTCCACAGCAGCACTCGTCTCATTACTGTCCCCTGTATCCTGATtatcctcctccatgtctctggaTAAAGGCTCTGCCTTAGTGTTCTCCAGGACCAGACCCACCAAGTCAGGAAGGCTGCTTCTCTTCTTGGGTGCCGACCCAGGCCCGGGGGAGAGTCCTGGTCTGGGGCAGGCAGAGTCCGAGCCCAGCCGGGCAGAAGCCCCAGAGCCAGTATACAGGCACATCTTAGAAACCGTATCCTTGAGTCGTTCCACTGGAGACCTCGGTTCGCTGCGGACACTTCCCATGAAGCGCCGTCCGATCTGCCCGTCAGCGGTGGGGGAGAAGCTGAACTCAGGAGGGGCGAGCTTCTGGAGGGGCGTGCGGGACACGTGTgagtagagggagtagaaggCGTTGGCCATGGCTGTCAGCACCTCTACCTGCCTGAAACGGCCTGCAGGGGAGAAGACACGTTCAGAGAAAGGAACAGTTTGCTTGGAATGCTGCCCAACACAGAGGACAGAGTATTGTACTGTTTGGAATGCTGCCCAGGACAGAGTATTGTACTGTTTGGAATGCTGCCTAACACAGAGGACAATGAGAGTATTGTACTGTTTGGAATGCTGCCCAACACAGAGGACAATGAGAGTATTGTGCTGTTTGGAATGCTGCCCAACACAGAGGACAATGGGAGTATTGTACTGTTTGGAATGCTGCCCAACACAGAGGACAGAGTATTGTACTGTTTGGAATGCTGCCCAACACAGAGGACAATGAGAGTATTGTGCTGTTTGGAATGCTGCCCAACACAGAGGACAATGTACTGTTTGGAATGCTGCCCAACACAGAGGACAATGAGAGTATTGTACTGTTTGGAATGCTGCCCAACACAGAGGACAGAGTATTGTACTGTTTGGAATGCTGCCTAACACAGAGGACAATGAGAGTATTGTACTGTTTGGAATGCTGCCCAACACAGAGGACAATGAGAGTATTGTACTGTTTGGAATGCTGCCCAACACAGAGGACAATGGGAGTATTGTACTGTTTGGAATGCTGCCCAACACAGAGGACAGAGTATTGTACTGTTTGAAATGCTGCCCAACACAGAGGACAATGAGAGTATTGTACTGTTTGGAATGCTGCCCAACACAGAGGACAATGGGAGTATTGTACTGTTTGGAATGCTGCCCAACACAGAGGACAGAGTATTGTACTGTTTGGAATGCTGCCCAACACAGAGGACAATGGGAGTATTGTACTGTTTGGAATGCTGCCCAACACAGAGGACAGAGTATTGTACTGTTTGGAATGCTGCCCAACACAGAGGACAGAGTATTGTACTGTTTGGAATGCTGCCCAACACAGAGGACAGAGTATTGTACTGTTTGAAATGCTGCCCAACACAGAGGACAATGGGAGATGTGAATTGTTGATAGAAAAGTCAGAGTGTGGGGAAAACTcaatctgattggctgggcccgcttcccagtgggtgggcctatgccctcccaggcccacccatggctgcgcccctgcccagtcatgtgaaatccatagattagggcctaatgaatttatttgaattgactgatttctttatatgaactgtaactcagtaaaattgttgaaattgttgcatgttgtgtttattttttgttcagtataaatgagatacagtggcttgtgaaggTATTCACCCCCCTGGCATTTCTCcttttttgttgccttacaacctggaattaaaatagatttttttgggggtggggggttgttatcatttgatttacacaacatgcctaccactttgtagatgcaaaatatattttattgtgaaacaagacaaaaaaacagaaaacgtggATGTGCATAcctaccccccaaaaaaaaaaaaagtggtgttgcagactctggggcctttcagaacaggtgtatacagtatatactgagatcatgtgacacttaaagtccacctgtgtgcaatctaactaattggGTGACTTCTAAAGGTAATTGGCAGCACCAGatgttatttaggggcttcatagcagagggggtgaatacatatacacccaccacatttacatttttaattgttttacattttttgaaacaagtctgtttttttcacttcaccaatttggactattttgtgtctgtccattacatgaaatccaaataaaaatccatttaaattacaggttgtaacgcaccaaaataggaaaaaacgccaaggggggggtattgtgatgtcattatggggtattgtgctgttattatgtggggtattgtgatgtcatcatggggtattgtgatgtcatcacggggtattgtaatgtcattatggggtatcgtggtgtcattatggggtatcgtggtgtcattatggggtatcgtggtgtcattatggggtatcgtggtgtcattatggggtattgtgatgtcattatggggtattgtgatgtcatcacgggtattgtgatgtcatcacggggtattgtgatgtcatcacggggtattgtaatgtcattatggggtattgtgatgtcattatggggtattgtgatgtcattatggggtattgtgatgtcattatggggtattgtgatgtcattatggggtattgtaatgtcattatggggtattgtaatgtcattatggggttttgtgtgtagatgggtaagaaatatattttttatttttctatttaaaTTCAGGATGTAACAACAAAAAGGTGGAATAAGTGAAGAGGTGTGTAAACctcctgaaggccctgtatacTACAGAGTTATATAGACACTATCAGTCTGTACATGTAGTTGTCTATTGTACACTTTGATTTAGTGATTCAACTCTTTCAACTGCATGAAAAGTGCTACATAACTACAGTTATTATGTAAATTATAGCTGAGTCATATTCAGACACTATCTATATCTTGGCTGTGGGTGTTGCATGATGGTGATGACCACAGTAATGTGGGTGGGAGTCCCACacaatggtgtgtgtttgtcttaCTGGCCAGGGAGAGTCCTGGGTCCTCCTGTCGGAGCCGGCGCAGTTGGGACTGAAGGAAGAGGCGGAGGTTGATGCCGTGGGCATGGGAGGGGAAGTTGATGAAGCGGATAGGGATACGGGCCGTGACCTCAGGCTCATCACAACCAAACCCTAACTGGTACAGAGTCTCCTCTGCATCCTCCGCACACATCTGCAGGGCCTCCGACACACTAGGGTGTGTGTAAGTgatgagtcagagagacagatagaagaagagagaggggatggggaaggagatatatatatatatatatatatatatatagagagagagtgagttactGACTGCACTTCAGTTGAAACATTCTTCAGTGACGTTGTACTAGATCTGTTAGACTGTGAAACATCAGGTTGAGAGTGGTTGGTCCCAACTCGCCTCGAGGCTTTACTGGTGCTTTTGGAGAGCCCACTGGAGGCCAGACTGTGACCCAGGTGGAGAAGGGACAGAGCCAGCCTGTGGCGGGGAGTACTGCAGATACAGAACAGGAGAACAGGAATCAAAGACAAACACCTAGGACAGGCAGAAATAAACAATGGCCAAAACAAACCAGAAAGATTCAAATAACTTTGTAATAGTAGTTGAtgctattatttattattatgccTGTATTAAACCAGAAGTCATATCTTAATGTACCTGTATTTAAAATGTACTAGTAGCTGGgggaaaaaatgtattaaaaaaaaacaacTCCAGACAATAAATTTAGCCTGCCATATGTAGTACTTTGTAAATTTGACAGATCTACCACTGACCTGGTGGTGACTCCTCTGTGAGGATCTTTGGGTGGCGGAAACAGCAGTGGGCAGCTGCTACACAGGCACCATTTAGCCAGCAGGCACCATTTAGCCAGCAGGCACCACCATTGGGAGATAAAAGCAGGTCAACTTACATCTCTTCAACAATACTTGACTAAACTAAACCTCCCTCTAAAACAGGAAAGACGTTTAAGACAGAATTTATGTAATTAAACCACATATTCCGGTTAAATATGGTCTTACCTCAGTTCTGAGACTCCTTCCTCAACATTTAATACTGTAGCTGTAAAACAGTAAAGAAAAGTAACGTTTGAGTGAAAAGAaaacactggtgtgtgtgtgttttcccccagAAGATTTGGTACATTTCCTCTGTGTCCCTTTGTGTTGTGACTAGACTTCAGTGAGCGATGGCTTGTCTCTTTTCAGACACGCCCTCATCTTTGCTTTATATAAAATCGGGCCAGTCTTAgggagagtcagtcagtcagtcagcagctAAATAACATGCACCAGCATGTCAGACACTCAATTAAGTTAGGTGAAGGCTGAAGGTTAGATGCTACAATGAGCctattgttttgtttcagtgGAACTACATGTCGTTGATGTACTAGCAGTGGAGAAGCAGTCCTATGCCATGAGAACGGTGTATCTCACTAACATTGCACAGACCTGTACCCTGGATTTATTAAATGGCAAAATAATGAAAGCCTTCCACTAGACAAAACAGGTCTAATGGGACTTCACAaggtaacacacatacacagaccatCCGCTTCCAAAACATTCATGATGCTCTCCTAATTTTCCTACAAAACTATTTCCTGCTTTGATTATTTCCTATGGTGTGTTTTTATCtcggtgtgtgcatgtgtgtgttgtgtgtgtgtgtgtgtgtctgtgtctgtgtctgtgcgtgtctgtgcgtgtgtgcgtgtgtctgcatGTAAATGTGTGCCAACGGGTTTATGTTCTCTTTCATCCTCACCCTCGGCCCCCAGACTCAGGTCATCTTCAAAACTTTTCGATTTCAGCAGAGACTCtggaagaacagaggagactaAAATCAGTGTTCTGTTGTGACCAGTAGGATATGACATCATTGCTCCATGCTGACAGTAGATTTCAGTGACGGTGGCTTTGTTGTCAGACTTACCAACAGTCAGATTATGTCTAGAGTTTTCTGAGTCAGTCTCCAGCCTAATGAGAAGACGTAGGTTACATGTTGTTACTAATCATAAAGtttacatttaaaataaaaaaataagacaTACAAACCAAAACAAAAACCTTTATTATTACATCACAGCCTagtatgacaactgctcggcatccacccgcaaggcactacagagagtagtgtgtacggcccagtacaccacctgggccaagcttcctgccatccaggacctctacacccaagttatagactgttctctttgctaccgcacggcaaaagggtaccggagcgccaagtcttggtCCAAGAGAATCCTAAACAGTTTATACCCCAAACAGGtatacaggtacccctgtatatagcctccacattgactctgtaccggtacccccctgtatatagcctccacattgactctgtaccagtacccccctgtatagagcctccacattgactctgtaccagtacccccctgtatatagcctccacattgactctgtaccagtaccaacctgtatatagcctccacattgactctgtaccggtaccccctgtatataacctccacattgactctgtaccggtacccccctgtatatagcctccacattgactctgtaccagtaccccctgtatataacctccacattgactctgtaccagtaccctctgtatatagcctccacattgactctgtaccggtaccctctgtatatagcctccacattgactctgtaccagtacccccctgtatatagcctccacattgactctgtaccagtaccccctgtatatagcctccacattgattctgtaccagtaccccctgtatatagcctccacattgactctgtaccggtaccccctgtatataacctccacattgactctgtaccggtacccccctgtatatagcctccacattgactctgtaccagtaccccctgtatataacctccacattgactctgtaccagtaccctctgtatatagcctccacattgactctgtaccggtaccctctgtatatagcctccacattgactctgtaccggtaccctctgtatatagcctccacattgactctgtaccagtaccctctgtatatagcctccacattgactctgtaccggtaccccctgtatataacctccacattgactctgtaccagtaccctctgtatatagcctccacatagactctgtaccggtacaccctgtatatagcctccacattgactctgtaccagtaccctctgtatatagcctccacattgactctgtaccggtaccccctgtatataacctccacattgactctgtaccgtaataccctgtatatagcctccacattgactctgtaccggtaccccctgtatatagcctccacattgactctgtaccagtaccccctgtatatagcctccacattgactctgtacccctgtatatagcctccacattgactctgtaccggtaccccctgtatataacctccacattgactctgtaccggtacccctgtatatagcctccacattgactctgtaccggtacccctgtatatagcctccacattgactctgtaccccctgtatatagactccacattgactctgtaccccctgtatatagactccacattgactctgtacccctgtatatagactccacattgactctgtaccccctgtatatagcctccacattgactctgtacccctgtatatagtctccacattgactctgtaccccctgtatatagtctccacattgactctgtacccctgtatatagtctccacattgactctgtacccctgtatatagcctccacattgactctgtacccctgtatatagcctc
Protein-coding sequences here:
- the LOC115117396 gene encoding protein ITPRID2-like, with amino-acid sequence MERPSSTTRRQAWFQTGRQWPTLKEQDPQGPPSTHPSVPHQSASEDDVFSDGCSAGKIESWLLGCGLETDSENSRHNLTVESLLKSKSFEDDLSLGAEATVLNVEEGVSELSSCPLLFPPPKDPHRGVTTSTPRHRLALSLLHLGHSLASSGLSKSTSKASSVSEALQMCAEDAEETLYQLGFGCDEPEVTARIPIRFINFPSHAHGINLRLFLQSQLRRLRQEDPGLSLASRFRQVEVLTAMANAFYSLYSHVSRTPLQKLAPPEFSFSPTADGQIGRRFMGSVRSEPRSPVERLKDTVSKMCLYTGSGASARLGSDSACPRPGLSPGPGSAPKKRSSLPDLVGLVLENTKAEPLSRDMEEDNQDTGDSNETSAAVDTMVRDTETETQGHIDREGEQGLFSDVQDMDTGDSNKTCAVGTRMFRDRETETPGHRDTVRDKELEQGSSSHGDGVDLERERHSDRTPNLGASSLSESGHQREPSSRKKLDFGLTTPRPTCEVGETQNTIHPTGWATVVAPVAKVTHDITRPQIVECVHQAPYSSQLQQRNSNTQAVDILSSENVRRSDRSFTTSDGLHKPREEDFLTTSNAAKSLEVTVTPMSKVESSLGETGTRVVSTFVSIELLSCRKSPCLITVTDVTPSSSLDTDAPEMILPASGGTTVEPPAAQYYPGVWRNKRYLSPLKPTPLQGQVSHTIQQANSFELEEVQSAGEEDFGQQETIRSTSLSRSTVNQNKGLVVRGDSMQSDSSGYADDDVDSPDRDKS